One window of the Roseovarius sp. THAF9 genome contains the following:
- a CDS encoding RNA degradosome polyphosphate kinase, whose product MTNADFLKSTAPASVTIDGLDVTGPGRFFNRELSWLGFNWRVLEEAQNPRVPLLERLRFLSISANNLDEFYNVRVAGLRELAHAGNTTPAADGLTPAEQLVLIDEDARKLLAQQQGTLEDLRQEMEAEGIIILDIDSLTKDDRAHLSEIFLEQVFPVLSPLAVDPAHPFPFIPNLGYSLALQMQRKSDKRPLQALLPIPNQIDRFITVPSEPGQFRALPLEDLLLLNLDHLFPGYTYKAHCNFRVLRDSDLEVEEEAEDLVREFEVALKRRRRGEVVRLKISSGAPEELRRTIMQKLEVRPEEVVEVDGMIGLADLKEMVLDTRPDLLWPSFTPRVPERVQDHDGDMFAAIRQKDMLLHHPYETFDMVIRFLTQAARDPDVVAIKQTLYRTSKDSPIVSALCEAAEDGKSVTALVELKARFDEAANIRQSRRLERAGAHVVYGFLDLKTHAKISTVVRREGDKLVTYTHYGTGNYHPITAKIYTDLSLFTCDSSLGRDATKVFNYLSGYAQPEKLENLAISPTTLKPRLLEMIAAEIEHAKSGKPAEIWAKMNSIIEPDVIDALYAASQAGVKICLVIRGICGIRPGIKGLSENIRVKSIVGRFLEHSRIVCFGNGAGLPSKKARVYMSSADWMGRNLNRRVETLVEITNPTVKAQIVGQVMAANLADVAQTWVMSPDGSFHRDPIEEGTFAFNCHRFFMENPSLSGRGSAGAADVPKLTHTDD is encoded by the coding sequence ATGACAAACGCCGATTTCCTCAAGTCCACCGCCCCCGCCTCCGTCACGATCGACGGCCTCGACGTCACCGGCCCAGGGCGTTTTTTCAACCGAGAGCTCAGCTGGCTGGGCTTCAACTGGCGCGTTCTCGAAGAGGCGCAGAACCCGCGCGTCCCCCTTCTGGAACGCCTGCGCTTCCTGTCGATCTCGGCCAACAACCTCGACGAGTTCTACAACGTCCGCGTCGCGGGCCTGCGCGAGCTGGCCCATGCCGGCAACACCACCCCCGCCGCCGATGGCCTCACTCCCGCCGAACAGCTTGTCCTGATCGACGAGGACGCCCGCAAGCTTCTGGCGCAACAGCAGGGTACGCTCGAGGACCTGCGGCAGGAGATGGAGGCCGAGGGCATCATCATCCTCGACATCGACAGCCTGACCAAGGACGACCGTGCCCATCTCAGCGAGATATTCCTCGAACAGGTCTTCCCGGTCCTGTCGCCGCTGGCCGTCGATCCCGCGCACCCGTTCCCCTTCATCCCGAATCTGGGCTATTCGCTCGCCCTGCAGATGCAGCGCAAGTCCGACAAGCGCCCGCTTCAGGCGCTCCTGCCCATACCCAACCAGATCGACCGCTTCATCACCGTCCCGTCCGAGCCGGGCCAATTCCGCGCCCTCCCACTCGAAGACCTGCTGCTGCTGAACCTCGATCACCTCTTCCCGGGCTACACCTACAAGGCGCACTGCAACTTCCGCGTCCTGCGCGACAGCGATCTGGAAGTCGAGGAAGAGGCCGAAGACCTCGTGCGCGAATTCGAAGTGGCCCTGAAACGCCGCCGCCGCGGCGAGGTGGTGCGCCTGAAAATCTCCTCCGGCGCGCCCGAGGAATTGCGCCGCACCATCATGCAAAAGCTCGAAGTCCGCCCCGAGGAGGTGGTCGAGGTCGACGGCATGATCGGGCTCGCGGACCTCAAGGAAATGGTGCTCGACACCCGCCCCGACCTTCTGTGGCCCAGCTTCACGCCACGCGTGCCGGAACGGGTGCAGGACCATGATGGCGACATGTTCGCCGCCATCCGCCAAAAGGACATGCTGCTGCATCACCCGTACGAGACGTTCGACATGGTGATCCGCTTCCTGACGCAGGCCGCGCGCGACCCCGACGTGGTGGCGATCAAGCAGACGCTCTACCGTACCTCCAAGGACAGCCCCATCGTCTCCGCGCTCTGCGAGGCCGCCGAGGACGGCAAGTCCGTCACCGCGCTGGTCGAACTCAAGGCCCGCTTCGACGAAGCCGCCAATATCCGCCAGTCCCGCCGTCTGGAACGCGCCGGCGCCCACGTGGTCTACGGCTTTCTCGACCTCAAGACCCACGCCAAGATTTCCACCGTCGTCCGGCGCGAAGGCGACAAGCTGGTGACCTACACCCATTACGGCACCGGCAATTACCACCCCATCACGGCCAAGATCTACACCGACCTCAGCCTCTTCACCTGCGATTCCTCGCTTGGGCGCGACGCCACCAAGGTCTTCAACTACCTCTCCGGCTACGCCCAGCCCGAAAAGCTGGAAAACCTCGCGATCTCGCCCACCACGCTCAAGCCCCGCCTGCTGGAAATGATCGCGGCAGAGATCGAGCACGCCAAGTCCGGCAAACCAGCCGAGATCTGGGCCAAGATGAACTCGATCATCGAACCCGACGTGATCGACGCGCTTTACGCGGCGTCCCAGGCCGGCGTGAAGATCTGCCTCGTCATCCGCGGCATCTGCGGCATCCGCCCGGGGATAAAGGGGCTATCGGAAAACATCCGCGTCAAGTCCATCGTCGGGCGCTTTCTGGAACATTCCCGCATCGTCTGCTTCGGCAACGGCGCCGGCCTGCCGTCGAAAAAGGCCCGCGTCTACATGTCCTCCGCCGACTGGATGGGCCGCAACCTCAACCGCCGCGTCGAAACGCTGGTCGAGATCACCAACCCCACCGTGAAGGCCCAGATCGTGGGGCAGGTCATGGCCGCCAACCTTGCCGACGTGGCGCAAACCTGGGTAATGTCCCCCGACGGCAGCTTCCACCGCGACCCGATCGAAGAAGGCACCTTCGCCTTCAACTGCCACCGGTTCTTCATGGAAAATCCCTCGCTGTCGGGCCGCGGCTCCGCCGGGGCGGCGGACGTGCCCAAACTCACCCATACCGACGATTGA
- a CDS encoding Ppx/GppA family phosphatase produces the protein MDGTTDPEHSEWGPFGRPLFDKDAAKALSRVGVVDVGSNSVRMVVFDGAARSPAYFYNEKIMCGLGQGLSETGRLNPEGRERALAAMKRFARLAENMGTGPLTAVATAAVREASDGDDFRDEIKRETGVHLWVVDGPEEARLSAQGVLLGWPGSYGLVCDIGGSSMELAEIDGGQVGKRLTSRLGPFSLQEVKGGKKARKAFIKDTLEKMHAELGEQKNRLFLVGGSWRAIAKIDMERRGYPLHVLHEYRMTPKDVRKTADYIAKNDAEELRNRAGISSQRMALVPDAAEVLRRLVKTFGPRDIAVSSYGIREGLLYEQMPQQLRDRDPLIEACRFAEAKDARLPGYGRAIYHFVEPLFRSAKPDKLRIIRAACLLHDVSWRSHPDYRAQDCFDNATRANLGGLKHSERVFLGLALMHRYSNKRDGTQFEKLAELLDERDQHQAEVLGKAMRFAAMFWLRKDTQLGELTWHPKKKQLVLRLTEEAVPLYGEVAQTRLASLADTLEAEFDVKLLRPRRAKAVPGKS, from the coding sequence ATGGACGGCACGACCGATCCCGAACACAGCGAATGGGGGCCCTTCGGGCGCCCGCTTTTCGACAAGGACGCGGCCAAGGCGCTCAGCCGTGTGGGCGTGGTCGACGTGGGCTCGAACTCCGTGCGCATGGTGGTGTTCGACGGCGCCGCCCGCAGCCCGGCCTATTTCTACAACGAGAAAATCATGTGCGGTCTGGGTCAGGGCCTGTCGGAAACCGGCCGCCTGAACCCCGAGGGCCGCGAGCGCGCGCTCGCCGCCATGAAACGCTTTGCCCGGCTGGCCGAGAACATGGGCACCGGCCCATTGACCGCCGTGGCCACCGCCGCCGTGCGCGAGGCCAGCGACGGCGACGATTTCCGCGACGAAATCAAGCGCGAAACAGGCGTCCACCTCTGGGTCGTCGACGGCCCCGAAGAGGCCCGCCTGTCGGCCCAGGGCGTCCTACTTGGCTGGCCCGGCTCCTACGGCCTTGTCTGTGACATCGGCGGCTCGTCCATGGAACTGGCCGAGATCGACGGCGGACAGGTCGGAAAACGCCTGACCTCCCGCCTCGGCCCTTTCAGCCTGCAGGAGGTCAAGGGCGGCAAGAAGGCGCGCAAGGCCTTCATCAAGGACACGCTGGAAAAGATGCACGCCGAGCTGGGCGAGCAGAAGAACCGCCTCTTCCTCGTCGGCGGCTCGTGGCGCGCCATCGCCAAGATCGACATGGAACGCCGCGGCTATCCGCTGCACGTCCTGCATGAATACCGCATGACCCCCAAGGACGTGCGCAAGACCGCCGATTACATCGCCAAGAACGACGCCGAAGAGCTGCGCAACCGCGCCGGCATCTCCTCCCAGCGGATGGCCCTCGTTCCCGACGCCGCCGAGGTGCTGCGCCGTCTGGTCAAGACATTCGGCCCCCGCGACATCGCCGTGTCCAGCTACGGCATCCGCGAGGGGCTTTTGTACGAACAGATGCCCCAGCAACTGCGCGACCGTGACCCCCTGATCGAGGCCTGCCGCTTTGCCGAGGCCAAGGATGCCCGCCTGCCCGGCTATGGCCGCGCCATCTATCACTTCGTGGAACCGCTTTTTCGCAGTGCCAAGCCCGACAAGCTGCGCATCATCCGTGCCGCCTGCCTCTTGCACGACGTCAGTTGGCGCTCGCATCCCGACTACCGCGCGCAGGACTGTTTCGACAACGCCACTCGCGCCAATCTGGGCGGGCTCAAGCATTCCGAGCGGGTCTTTCTCGGCCTTGCCCTGATGCACCGCTATTCCAACAAGCGTGATGGCACCCAGTTCGAGAAACTGGCCGAACTTCTGGACGAGCGCGACCAGCACCAGGCGGAAGTTCTGGGCAAGGCCATGCGCTTTGCCGCGATGTTCTGGCTGCGCAAGGACACGCAACTGGGCGAGCTGACATGGCACCCCAAAAAGAAACAGCTTGTCCTGCGCCTCACCGAGGAGGCCGTGCCGCTTTACGGCGAGGTGGCGCAAACGCGATTGGCGTCGCTAGCCGACACGCTAGAAGCCGAGTTCGACGTCAAACTGCTGCGCCCGCGCCGCGCGAAGGCCGTACCGGGCAAGTCCTAG
- a CDS encoding endonuclease/exonuclease/phosphatase family protein, whose translation MRFATYNVEWFNALFDDHDRVVDDDGPSARYGVTRGDQLAALGMVFTAMDADAVMVVEAPDSNGKRDTVTALEAFADMMNLRARKALMGFVNDTQQEIALLYDPDVMTCRHDPKGEETGKKGSSGAPRFDGVFRIDLDIDATEDLVTFSKPPLEVAVEVQGGFGFRMIGAHLKSKAPHGATTRDEVMRLAIANRRKQQAQAVWLRKRIRAHLEEGEHLMLLGDLNDGPGLDEYENLFGRSSIEVIMGGAEAGEMRLYDPHARRALNQRIGAQHSSARFYLKDEGRYLQALLDYIMISKGLRAKAPKWRIWHPFEDPDCWKVPELRDALLTASDHFPVTLDIDLPS comes from the coding sequence ATGCGGTTCGCCACCTATAACGTCGAGTGGTTCAACGCGCTGTTTGATGACCATGACCGGGTGGTGGACGATGACGGGCCATCGGCGCGCTATGGCGTGACGCGCGGCGATCAACTGGCCGCGCTTGGGATGGTGTTCACCGCGATGGATGCCGACGCGGTGATGGTGGTCGAGGCGCCGGACAGCAACGGCAAGCGCGATACGGTGACGGCGTTGGAAGCGTTTGCGGACATGATGAACCTGCGGGCGCGCAAGGCGCTGATGGGGTTCGTGAACGACACCCAGCAGGAGATCGCGCTGCTGTATGATCCGGACGTGATGACCTGTCGGCATGACCCGAAGGGTGAGGAGACGGGCAAGAAAGGATCGAGCGGGGCGCCGCGGTTCGACGGGGTGTTCCGGATCGACCTAGATATCGACGCGACGGAAGATCTGGTGACGTTCTCCAAGCCGCCGCTGGAAGTGGCGGTGGAGGTGCAGGGCGGGTTCGGGTTTCGGATGATCGGCGCGCATCTGAAATCAAAGGCGCCGCACGGGGCCACCACGCGGGACGAGGTGATGCGGCTGGCCATCGCCAACCGGCGCAAGCAGCAGGCGCAGGCGGTGTGGCTGCGCAAGCGCATCCGGGCGCATCTTGAAGAGGGCGAGCACCTGATGCTGCTGGGGGATCTGAACGACGGTCCGGGGCTGGACGAGTACGAGAACCTGTTTGGACGCTCGTCGATCGAGGTGATCATGGGCGGCGCCGAGGCGGGCGAGATGCGGCTCTATGATCCGCACGCGCGGCGGGCGCTGAACCAGCGGATTGGTGCGCAGCATAGTTCGGCGCGGTTCTACCTGAAGGACGAGGGGCGATACCTTCAGGCGCTTTTGGATTACATCATGATTTCCAAGGGGTTGCGGGCGAAAGCGCCGAAATGGCGCATCTGGCATCCGTTCGAGGACCCCGATTGCTGGAAGGTGCCGGAGCTGCGCGATGCGCTGCTGACGGCGTCGGATCACTTCCCGGTCACGCTGGATATTGACCTGCCATCTTAA
- a CDS encoding molecular chaperone DjiA — MSIWSRISEALSALASGEPLTRVFDRLRTPPERTVAFAIAVIALGAKMAKADGQVTRDEVTAFREVFQIARDDEAGAAKVFNLARQDVAGFEEYAKRIKAMFGEDEATLNDLLEGLFHIAVADGVYHPNEDVFLSEVATIFGLPEREFNTLKSRFVPDARPDPYAVLGVTPETPLAEIRKVWRDKVREMHPDRMVARGVPQEAIKLAEKRLTDVNDAWEQIQREAA; from the coding sequence ATGTCGATCTGGAGTCGCATATCCGAGGCGCTGTCGGCGCTGGCCAGTGGCGAGCCGCTGACCCGCGTGTTCGACCGGCTGCGCACGCCGCCCGAGCGGACTGTGGCCTTTGCCATCGCCGTGATCGCGCTGGGGGCCAAAATGGCCAAGGCGGACGGGCAGGTGACGCGCGACGAGGTGACGGCGTTCCGCGAGGTGTTCCAGATCGCCCGCGACGACGAGGCGGGCGCGGCGAAGGTGTTCAACCTCGCGCGGCAGGACGTGGCCGGGTTCGAGGAATATGCCAAGCGGATCAAGGCGATGTTCGGCGAAGATGAAGCGACGCTGAACGACCTGCTGGAGGGGCTTTTTCACATCGCGGTGGCGGACGGGGTGTATCACCCCAACGAGGATGTGTTTTTGTCGGAGGTGGCCACGATCTTTGGCCTGCCGGAGCGGGAGTTCAATACGCTGAAGAGCCGTTTCGTGCCCGATGCGCGGCCCGATCCCTATGCCGTGCTGGGCGTGACGCCCGAAACGCCGCTGGCCGAGATCCGCAAGGTCTGGCGCGACAAGGTGCGCGAGATGCACCCCGACCGGATGGTGGCGCGGGGCGTGCCGCAGGAGGCGATCAAGCTGGCCGAAAAGCGGCTGACCGACGTCAACGACGCGTGGGAGCAGATCCAGCGCGAGGCGGCCTGA
- a CDS encoding GNAT family N-acetyltransferase: MKIRAAEAGDAEALAGIVNHYIRETTVSFSEDEKTMLDMALAIETRNEAGHGFLVAEDAGGLLGYATYGPYRNGSGFRETLEHTVLLRPGAEGNGVGRALMRALEEHARAGGVHSLIGGISAENAGGIAFHRRIGFDEVGRVAQAGLKFGRRIDLVLMQKLLSPGGHAL, translated from the coding sequence ATGAAGATCCGGGCGGCGGAGGCCGGCGACGCAGAGGCGCTGGCGGGGATCGTCAACCACTATATCCGCGAGACGACGGTCAGTTTCAGCGAAGACGAAAAGACCATGCTGGACATGGCGCTGGCCATAGAAACGCGGAACGAGGCGGGCCACGGATTTCTGGTGGCCGAGGATGCGGGCGGGTTGCTGGGCTATGCCACCTACGGGCCGTACCGTAACGGATCAGGCTTTCGCGAGACGTTGGAGCATACGGTGCTGTTGCGCCCGGGGGCCGAGGGCAACGGGGTGGGCCGGGCGCTGATGCGCGCGCTGGAGGAGCATGCGCGGGCGGGCGGCGTGCATTCCCTGATCGGCGGGATCAGTGCCGAGAACGCGGGCGGCATCGCCTTTCACCGCAGGATCGGGTTCGACGAGGTGGGGCGCGTGGCGCAAGCCGGGCTGAAATTCGGGCGGCGGATCGACTTGGTTTTGATGCAGAAACTCCTGTCCCCCGGGGGCCACGCCCTTTAG
- a CDS encoding VOC family protein — protein MLKLDHFAVAAETLDEGRAYAEEALGVALRPGGQHAHFGTHNMLLVLEEGLYLEVIAIDPEAPEPGYARWFDLDRFEGRPRPTNWICNTPDLGAVVGRFPQAGVPVPLARGDLRWHMAVPEDGRLPWDNLFPAVIEWQCDKHPADMLPASGCRLDRLVVCHPEAKALEAALGPVLNDGRVVYETGPTALRAELTTPRGACVLA, from the coding sequence ATGCTGAAACTGGACCATTTCGCGGTTGCCGCCGAGACGCTGGATGAGGGTCGCGCCTATGCCGAGGAGGCGCTTGGAGTGGCGCTGCGGCCCGGGGGGCAGCACGCGCATTTCGGCACGCACAACATGCTGTTGGTGCTGGAGGAAGGGCTGTACCTGGAGGTCATCGCGATTGATCCCGAGGCGCCCGAGCCGGGTTATGCAAGGTGGTTCGATCTCGACCGGTTCGAGGGGCGGCCGAGGCCGACGAACTGGATCTGCAACACGCCCGATCTTGGCGCGGTGGTGGGGCGGTTTCCACAGGCGGGTGTGCCGGTGCCGTTGGCGCGCGGCGACCTGCGGTGGCATATGGCGGTGCCGGAGGACGGGCGGCTGCCGTGGGACAACCTGTTTCCGGCGGTGATCGAATGGCAATGTGACAAGCACCCGGCGGACATGTTGCCGGCTTCGGGGTGCCGGCTCGACCGTCTGGTGGTGTGCCATCCCGAGGCGAAGGCGCTGGAAGCGGCGCTTGGGCCGGTGCTGAACGACGGGCGGGTCGTCTATGAGACCGGCCCGACGGCGCTGCGAGCCGAGTTGACCACGCCGCGTGGGGCGTGCGTGCTGGCATGA
- a CDS encoding MAPEG family protein, protein MRTRPKILIGMAAGLVWAVAVLWIGRQIPVPMAMMQPTLMGAAFGPGVVLALMIGRLAQRRFFDDSEIDCQPLTGGAAVDAKVLQNTVEQVVLALCIWPLVGFFLGAGTVLALGIGFAVARVAFWVGYHMAPPLRAFGFAATFYPTVLAALWVLWRLTLG, encoded by the coding sequence ATGCGCACGCGCCCAAAGATCCTGATCGGTATGGCGGCGGGCCTCGTGTGGGCCGTGGCCGTGCTGTGGATCGGGCGCCAGATCCCGGTGCCGATGGCGATGATGCAGCCGACGTTGATGGGGGCTGCGTTTGGCCCCGGCGTGGTGCTGGCGCTGATGATCGGGCGGCTGGCGCAGCGGCGGTTCTTTGATGATTCCGAGATTGATTGCCAGCCGCTGACCGGTGGCGCGGCGGTGGACGCCAAGGTCTTGCAGAACACGGTCGAGCAGGTCGTGTTGGCCTTGTGCATCTGGCCGCTGGTGGGGTTCTTCCTGGGCGCGGGCACGGTGCTGGCGCTGGGGATCGGCTTTGCCGTGGCGCGGGTGGCGTTCTGGGTCGGGTATCACATGGCGCCGCCCTTGCGGGCCTTTGGCTTTGCGGCGACGTTCTATCCCACGGTGCTGGCGGCCCTTTGGGTGCTGTGGCGGCTGACACTGGGGTAG
- the scpA gene encoding methylmalonyl-CoA mutase, which produces MGSKTDDWRKIAEGELKGRPLEDLTWKTLEGIDVKPLYTEEDVEGMEHLGTIPGQAPFTRGVKATMYAGRPWTIRQYAGFSTAEESNAFYRRNLAAGQQGVSVAFDLATHRGYDSDHPRVVGDVGKAGVAIDSVEDMKVLFDGIPLDQVSVSMTMNGAVIPVLASFIVAGEEQGHDRSALSGTIQNDILKEFMVRNTYIYPPEPSMRIVSDIIEFTANEMPRFNSISISGYHMQEAGANLVQELAYTLADGREYVKAAIEAGMDVDRFAGRLSFFFAIGMNFFMEAAKLRAARLLWHRIMTEFGAKNDRSKMLRTHCQTSGVSLQEQDPYNNVVRTAYEAMSAVLGGTQSLHTNALDEAIALPTDFSARIARNTQLILQEETGVTAVVDPLAGSYYVESLTNELAEKAWELMEEVEEMGGMTKAVASGMPKLRIEESAATRQAMIDRGDEVIVGVNKYRKDKEDPIDILDVDNVKVRKGQVEALERIRAERDEDACTKALDELTRRAKDGGNLLEAAVEAARARATVGEISMAMEKEFGRHRAEVKTLAGVYGKAYEGDEGFAAIQKSVEAFAEDEGRRPRMLVVKMGQDGHDRGAKVIATAFADIGFDVDVGPLFQTPDEAAQDAIDNDVHVIGISSQAAGHKTLAPQLIDALKDKDAGDIIVICGGVIPQQDYEFLTKAGVKAIFGPGTNIPDAAQDILRLIREARAA; this is translated from the coding sequence ATGGGATCGAAAACCGACGATTGGCGTAAGATCGCGGAAGGCGAGCTGAAGGGCCGCCCGCTGGAGGACCTGACGTGGAAGACCCTTGAGGGGATCGACGTCAAACCGCTTTACACCGAGGAAGATGTCGAGGGGATGGAGCACCTGGGCACCATTCCCGGGCAGGCGCCGTTCACGCGCGGTGTGAAGGCCACGATGTATGCCGGGCGGCCCTGGACGATCCGGCAGTACGCGGGCTTTTCGACGGCAGAAGAGTCGAACGCGTTCTACCGCCGCAACCTGGCCGCCGGGCAGCAGGGCGTGAGCGTTGCCTTCGACCTGGCGACGCATCGCGGTTACGACAGCGACCACCCGCGCGTGGTGGGCGATGTGGGCAAGGCCGGCGTCGCCATCGACAGCGTCGAGGACATGAAGGTGCTGTTCGACGGCATCCCGCTGGACCAGGTGAGTGTCAGCATGACGATGAACGGCGCGGTGATCCCCGTGCTGGCCAGCTTTATCGTCGCGGGAGAGGAGCAGGGGCACGACCGCAGCGCCCTGTCGGGCACCATCCAGAACGATATCCTGAAAGAGTTCATGGTGCGCAACACCTATATCTATCCGCCCGAACCCAGCATGCGGATCGTCAGCGACATCATCGAGTTCACGGCCAACGAGATGCCGCGCTTCAACTCGATCAGCATTTCCGGCTATCACATGCAGGAGGCGGGCGCGAACCTGGTGCAGGAGCTGGCCTATACGCTGGCCGATGGCCGGGAATACGTGAAGGCCGCGATCGAGGCGGGAATGGACGTGGACCGCTTTGCCGGGCGGCTGTCGTTCTTTTTCGCCATCGGCATGAATTTCTTCATGGAGGCCGCCAAGCTGCGGGCCGCGCGTCTGCTCTGGCACCGGATCATGACGGAGTTCGGGGCGAAGAACGACCGCTCGAAAATGCTGCGGACGCATTGTCAGACCTCCGGTGTCAGCTTGCAGGAGCAGGATCCCTATAACAACGTTGTGCGCACCGCTTACGAGGCGATGAGCGCGGTTCTCGGGGGCACGCAGAGCCTGCACACCAACGCGCTCGACGAGGCGATTGCGCTGCCCACGGATTTCAGCGCCCGGATCGCGCGGAACACGCAGCTGATTCTGCAGGAAGAGACCGGCGTGACGGCGGTGGTCGATCCGCTGGCGGGGTCCTATTACGTCGAGAGCCTGACCAACGAGCTGGCCGAAAAGGCGTGGGAGCTGATGGAAGAGGTCGAGGAGATGGGCGGCATGACCAAGGCCGTGGCCAGCGGCATGCCCAAGCTGCGGATCGAGGAAAGTGCCGCGACCCGTCAGGCGATGATCGACCGGGGCGACGAGGTGATCGTCGGCGTCAACAAGTACCGCAAGGACAAGGAGGACCCGATCGACATCCTGGACGTGGACAACGTCAAGGTGCGCAAGGGGCAGGTCGAGGCGCTGGAGCGCATCCGCGCGGAGCGTGACGAGGATGCTTGCACGAAAGCACTGGATGAACTGACGCGCCGCGCCAAGGACGGCGGCAACCTCTTGGAGGCCGCGGTCGAGGCGGCACGGGCACGGGCTACTGTGGGGGAAATCAGCATGGCCATGGAAAAGGAATTCGGACGGCACCGCGCCGAGGTGAAGACGCTGGCCGGGGTTTACGGCAAGGCCTACGAGGGCGACGAGGGCTTTGCCGCGATCCAGAAATCGGTCGAGGCCTTTGCCGAGGACGAGGGGCGGCGGCCCCGCATGCTGGTCGTCAAGATGGGGCAGGATGGACATGACCGGGGCGCCAAGGTGATCGCCACGGCATTCGCCGACATTGGCTTTGACGTGGATGTGGGCCCGCTTTTCCAGACGCCGGACGAGGCGGCGCAGGACGCCATCGACAACGACGTGCACGTGATCGGCATTTCCAGCCAGGCGGCGGGGCACAAGACACTGGCGCCGCAACTGATCGACGCGCTGAAGGACAAGGACGCGGGCGACATCATCGTGATCTGCGGCGGGGTGATTCCGCAGCAGGATTACGAGTTCCTGACCAAGGCGGGCGTGAAGGCAATTTTTGGCCCCGGCACGAACATTCCCGATGCGGCGCAGGATATCCTGCGGCTGATCCGCGAGGCGCGGGCGGCCTGA
- a CDS encoding DUF4174 domain-containing protein, with protein MRKLIVLSFLALTSISLVAGSVRATDASLEEGIILPGESADLNEFLWIKRPIVVFADNASDPRFIEQMNFITDRLDDLDRRDVVVLTDTDPSADSDLRRQLRPRGFMLALIGKDGKVELRKPAPWSVRELSRAIDKMPIRQQEIRDRLSGN; from the coding sequence ATGCGCAAGCTGATCGTTCTTTCTTTTCTGGCTCTTACGTCTATTTCGCTCGTCGCGGGCAGCGTCCGCGCGACCGATGCATCGCTGGAAGAGGGGATCATACTTCCTGGCGAAAGCGCGGATTTGAACGAATTTCTCTGGATAAAGCGACCCATCGTCGTCTTTGCCGATAACGCCTCGGACCCGCGTTTCATCGAACAGATGAACTTTATCACCGACCGGCTGGATGATCTGGACCGGCGCGACGTGGTCGTGCTGACAGACACCGACCCGTCCGCCGACAGTGACCTGCGTCGACAATTGCGCCCGCGCGGCTTCATGCTGGCGCTCATCGGCAAGGACGGCAAGGTCGAGCTGCGCAAACCCGCACCGTGGAGCGTGCGCGAGCTTTCGCGCGCGATCGACAAGATGCCCATCCGGCAACAGGAAATCCGCGACCGGCTGAGCGGCAACTGA